The Acidobacteriota bacterium genome window below encodes:
- a CDS encoding glutamate synthase subunit beta, producing MGKVTGFMEIGRKMAPRRPVDERLKDWFQVYREPADSLVQSQGARCMDCGIPFCHTGCPLGNIIPDWNDLVYRNRWQEAIQVLHKTNNFPEFTGWVCPAPCEEACVLGINDKPVTIKQIEISIIEHAFREGWIKPTPPAVRTGKKVAVVGSGPAGLACADQLNKVGHRVTVLERADRIGGLLTYGIPDFKLEKWVVRRRLDLMREEGVLFRTGANVGFNVAVEDLRRDFDALVLAGGATKARDLPVPGRELDGIHLAMDYLPQQNRRVAGDRKIPGKGITAKGKRVTILGGGDTGSDCHGTALRQGARSVRSWELLPKPPPERTPSMPWPYWPMILRTSSSHEEGGFRDWSINTKRFSGSNGRVEKLHAVRVEFGEPNQNGRRPMREVAGSEFEVETELVLLALGFLGPESDGMLKQLGVKLDARGNVEADGDYMSSQPGVFAAGDMRRGQSLVVWAIAEGRLAARGVDRFLMGSTDLP from the coding sequence ATGGGAAAAGTGACGGGATTCATGGAAATCGGCCGGAAGATGGCCCCCCGCCGACCCGTGGACGAGCGCCTCAAGGACTGGTTCCAGGTGTACCGGGAACCTGCCGACTCCCTGGTGCAGAGCCAGGGGGCCCGCTGCATGGATTGCGGCATTCCCTTCTGCCACACCGGTTGTCCTCTGGGAAACATCATTCCGGACTGGAACGACCTGGTCTATCGAAACCGCTGGCAGGAAGCCATCCAGGTACTGCACAAGACCAACAACTTCCCCGAGTTTACCGGTTGGGTCTGCCCTGCGCCCTGCGAAGAGGCCTGTGTGCTTGGAATCAACGACAAACCGGTTACCATCAAGCAGATCGAAATCAGCATCATCGAGCATGCCTTCCGTGAAGGCTGGATCAAACCGACGCCTCCCGCCGTTCGTACCGGGAAAAAGGTGGCCGTGGTGGGTTCGGGTCCGGCCGGCCTGGCCTGCGCGGACCAGTTGAACAAGGTGGGCCACCGGGTCACCGTGCTTGAACGCGCCGACCGCATCGGGGGGCTGCTGACCTATGGAATTCCCGATTTCAAGCTGGAAAAGTGGGTGGTGCGGCGTCGCCTCGATCTGATGCGGGAAGAGGGTGTCCTCTTCAGGACCGGGGCCAACGTCGGATTCAACGTGGCGGTGGAGGATCTGAGGCGGGACTTCGACGCTCTGGTTTTGGCGGGCGGGGCCACCAAGGCCCGCGACTTGCCCGTCCCGGGCCGGGAGCTGGACGGCATCCATCTGGCCATGGATTATCTGCCGCAGCAGAACCGGCGGGTGGCTGGAGACCGGAAGATTCCAGGGAAGGGCATCACCGCCAAGGGCAAGCGAGTGACCATCCTGGGCGGCGGAGATACGGGTTCGGACTGCCACGGGACGGCTCTCAGGCAGGGAGCCCGCTCGGTGCGCTCCTGGGAACTCCTGCCCAAACCTCCGCCTGAACGGACTCCCTCCATGCCGTGGCCCTACTGGCCGATGATCCTGAGAACCTCCTCTTCCCACGAAGAGGGCGGCTTTCGGGACTGGAGCATCAACACCAAGCGGTTTAGCGGCTCCAATGGTCGAGTGGAAAAGCTGCATGCGGTTCGCGTCGAATTCGGAGAACCCAACCAAAACGGACGCCGTCCCATGCGGGAAGTGGCGGGAAGCGAGTTTGAGGTGGAGACCGAGCTGGTGTTGCTGGCGCTGGGTTTCCTGGGACCGGAGTCCGACGGCATGCTGAAGCAATTGGGGGTCAAGCTGGATGCTCGCGGCAATGTGGAGGCGGACGGCGACTACATGAGCAGCCAGCCGGGAGTCTTTGCGGCCGGTGACATGCGGCGAGGACAGTCGCTGGTGGTCTGGGCCATCGCCGAGGGCCGCTTGGCCGCTCGCGGTGTGGACCGGTTTCTGATGGGATCGACCGATCTGCCCTGA
- the ftsY gene encoding signal recognition particle-docking protein FtsY, with product MGNPGGARDDRQPRDGLLGRFKAAVSSTRRNLVARMEEVLQGRKAIDPELLEEIEEILVGADVGIDTTTVVLDRVRDRVERNRINDAGQLKSCIRSELLDILQASSAPGDGPASSGLQVLLVVGVNGVGKTTTAGKLAGLWVREGRRVLVCAADTFRAAAVEQLEAWGKRAGAQVIRQQSGSDPAAVLFDAIRAAKARQANILIVDTAGRLHTKNNLMAELEKMKRIAAREVPGAPQQILLVVDATTGQNGVMQAREFTRSTGVSGIVLTKLDGTAKGGVVIGIARDLGIPIRYVGVGERIEDLVPFSAEHFIASLFDGEA from the coding sequence ATGGGCAATCCGGGCGGCGCCCGCGACGATCGGCAACCCCGGGACGGTCTTCTGGGCAGGTTCAAGGCGGCAGTGTCGTCGACCCGCAGGAACCTGGTGGCCCGCATGGAAGAGGTGCTGCAGGGCCGGAAGGCGATAGACCCGGAACTGCTTGAGGAAATCGAGGAAATCCTGGTGGGGGCCGATGTCGGGATCGATACCACCACAGTGGTCCTCGACAGGGTCAGGGACCGGGTAGAGCGGAACCGCATCAACGACGCGGGCCAGCTCAAATCCTGTATCCGATCGGAGCTCCTCGATATCTTGCAGGCCAGTTCCGCCCCAGGTGACGGCCCCGCCTCTTCCGGCCTCCAGGTGCTGTTGGTGGTCGGGGTCAACGGCGTGGGCAAGACCACCACCGCCGGCAAGCTGGCGGGCCTTTGGGTCCGGGAAGGGCGGAGGGTGCTGGTGTGCGCCGCCGACACCTTTCGGGCGGCGGCGGTGGAGCAACTGGAAGCATGGGGGAAGCGGGCCGGAGCCCAGGTCATCCGCCAGCAGTCGGGTTCCGATCCGGCCGCGGTGCTCTTTGACGCCATTCGTGCCGCCAAGGCCAGGCAGGCGAACATCCTGATCGTGGATACGGCAGGGCGACTTCACACCAAGAACAACCTCATGGCCGAGCTGGAGAAAATGAAGCGGATTGCCGCACGGGAAGTTCCCGGAGCGCCCCAACAGATTCTGCTGGTGGTGGATGCCACCACCGGTCAGAACGGGGTGATGCAGGCCCGGGAGTTCACCCGCTCCACCGGTGTCAGCGGGATCGTATTGACCAAGCTCGACGGGACAGCCAAGGGAGGCGTCGTCATCGGCATCGCGCGGGATCTCGGGATCCCCATCCGCTACGTGGGAGTGGGCGAGCGGATCGAAGACCTGGTCCCCTTTTCAGCCGAGCACTTCATCGCCTCCCTATTCGACGGAGAGGCGTAG
- the ribD gene encoding bifunctional diaminohydroxyphosphoribosylaminopyrimidine deaminase/5-amino-6-(5-phosphoribosylamino)uracil reductase RibD encodes MSERDHYYMGQALELALRGRGLASPNPMVGAVLVRDGRVVGQGVHRYGQRKHAEVRALEQAGDQARGATLYVNLEPCCHQGRTGPCCRAIVDSGIARVVVGMRDPNPLVAGKGIEWLTSAGLQVTSGVREEEARRLNEAFAKYISSRKPFVTAKVGATLDGRIAADDGPPQWITSLESRQRVHRMRLEADAILVGIGTALQDDPYLTDRSGQPRTRPLLRVVLDSRLRLPLDSRLASSRDQGDIIVFCGRRPKPERRHKLEQAGIEVIPTAGTGGRIAFGPVLEELGRRQVVGLLMEGGATINFEALRSRVVDKLVCFLAPRILGGKAVAMFGGAGFPGLDKAPPLAFSRVERIGPDLMIEAYPQRSGAASE; translated from the coding sequence ATGTCCGAACGTGACCACTACTACATGGGACAGGCTTTGGAGCTGGCCCTGCGGGGAAGGGGACTTGCCAGTCCCAATCCCATGGTGGGTGCGGTCCTGGTTCGGGACGGCCGCGTCGTCGGCCAGGGCGTTCATCGATACGGCCAACGCAAGCACGCCGAGGTCCGGGCCCTGGAGCAGGCCGGCGACCAGGCTCGCGGAGCCACCCTATACGTCAATCTGGAACCCTGCTGCCACCAGGGCCGCACCGGGCCCTGCTGCCGGGCCATCGTGGACTCGGGCATCGCCCGGGTGGTGGTGGGCATGAGAGACCCCAATCCCCTGGTGGCCGGCAAGGGCATTGAATGGTTGACCTCGGCCGGCCTCCAGGTGACTTCCGGGGTCCGGGAGGAGGAGGCGCGCAGGCTCAACGAAGCCTTCGCCAAGTACATTTCCAGCCGAAAACCGTTCGTGACCGCCAAGGTTGGAGCCACACTGGACGGCAGAATCGCCGCCGACGACGGCCCTCCCCAGTGGATCACCAGTCTGGAGTCTCGCCAACGAGTGCACCGCATGCGCCTCGAGGCGGACGCCATCCTGGTCGGCATCGGAACCGCGCTCCAGGACGACCCCTACCTGACCGACCGCAGCGGGCAGCCGCGGACCCGGCCCCTGCTGCGCGTGGTCCTCGACTCTCGACTGCGGCTCCCGCTCGACAGCCGCCTGGCAAGCAGCCGGGACCAGGGTGATATAATCGTTTTTTGCGGCCGGCGGCCCAAGCCTGAGCGGCGGCACAAGCTGGAGCAAGCAGGGATCGAGGTCATTCCGACAGCGGGAACCGGCGGCCGAATCGCCTTTGGTCCGGTCCTGGAGGAGTTGGGGCGGCGCCAGGTCGTCGGTCTCCTGATGGAGGGGGGAGCCACGATCAACTTCGAAGCCCTGCGCAGCCGGGTCGTCGACAAGCTGGTCTGCTTTCTGGCTCCCAGGATCCTGGGCGGAAAGGCAGTCGCCATGTTCGGAGGCGCCGGCTTCCCGGGGCTGGACAAGGCGCCCCCGCTGGCCTTCTCCAGAGTCGAACGGATCGGTCCCGACCTCATGATCGAGGCGTACCCGCAGCGCTCGGGCGCCGCCTCGGAGTAG
- the thyX gene encoding FAD-dependent thymidylate synthase: MDGSGKIERLSVPALDEILGEPFKVLNDGFIRLIDYMGSDEAIVQAARVSYGKGTKKVHQDRGLIRYLMRHRHTTPFEMCEIKLHVRVPMDCWRQWIRHRTASVNEYSTRYSEAIDSAQLTGDDQWREQSRGNRQGSTGFLTREVGSELSEGESILIQDSRRLYRERLEAGVAREQARKDLPLSTYTEAYWKIDLHNLLHFLALRMDAHAQWEIRSYATVIGEEILSRWCPITWEAFQDYRFHSTALSRREQQIIRMLAADCPEEAKELASQFGLLNYDGPRLKPNRERKELEEKLQSLNFKIPWLDG, translated from the coding sequence ATGGACGGTAGCGGCAAGATCGAGCGCCTCAGCGTTCCGGCGCTGGACGAAATCCTCGGGGAGCCCTTCAAGGTCCTGAATGATGGCTTCATCCGCTTGATCGACTACATGGGTTCGGATGAGGCCATCGTGCAGGCCGCCCGTGTCTCCTACGGGAAGGGAACCAAGAAGGTCCACCAGGACCGCGGCTTGATTCGATACCTGATGCGGCACCGTCACACGACTCCCTTCGAGATGTGCGAAATCAAGCTGCACGTCCGGGTGCCGATGGACTGCTGGCGCCAGTGGATCCGCCACCGAACGGCCAGTGTCAACGAGTACTCGACCCGCTATTCCGAGGCTATCGATTCGGCTCAACTGACCGGTGACGACCAGTGGCGGGAGCAATCCCGGGGCAACCGCCAGGGCAGCACGGGATTCCTGACCCGCGAAGTCGGCTCGGAGCTTTCCGAAGGAGAATCAATTCTGATTCAGGATAGCCGCCGGCTCTACCGCGAACGCCTGGAGGCCGGCGTCGCCAGAGAGCAGGCTCGCAAGGACCTTCCGCTCTCAACCTATACCGAGGCCTACTGGAAGATCGACCTCCACAACCTGTTGCACTTCCTGGCCCTGAGAATGGATGCCCACGCCCAGTGGGAGATCCGCAGCTACGCCACCGTCATCGGCGAGGAAATTCTCAGCCGCTGGTGCCCCATCACCTGGGAAGCCTTCCAGGACTACCGTTTTCATTCCACCGCCCTTTCCCGACGGGAGCAGCAGATTATCCGCATGCTGGCCGCCGACTGCCCGGAGGAAGCCAAGGAACTGGCTTCTCAATTCGGGCTTCTCAACTATGACGGCCCCCGCCTCAAGCCCAACCGCGAGCGCAAGGAGCTGGAGGAGAAGCTTCAGTCCCTGAACTTCAAGATTCCCTGGTTGGATGGATAG
- the gltB gene encoding glutamate synthase large subunit, whose amino-acid sequence MRQDGLPKKQGLYDPRFERDSCGVGFVVNVDGDRSHLIVRQGLEVLSNLAHRGACGCDPETGDGAGALIQIPHEFLQRDCRALGLQLPRAGEYGVGMVFLPREVEARARLEGVLEEVIAAEGQDLLGWRDVPVDSQAIGSLARESEPVIRQVFIGKSAGLKREADFERKLYVVCKRVEREVERRGLDHGESFYIASLSAATVVYKGLLTAPQIPAYYRDLADPAVKSALCLVHSRFSTNTFPSWKLAHPYRYLAHNGEINTLCGNRNWMRARSKTLSSDLFGEDLPKIFPLVSDTASDSATIDNALQFLVQGGRSLAHSVVMLIPEAWNKDIRMDPDKRGFYEYHSCLMEPWDGPASIAFTDGTRIGAVLDRNGLRPSRYVVTKENLVVMASEVGVLDLPEERILYKGRLQPGRMFLVDTQQGRIIDDSELKQALTTRKPYRQWVEANRIELSQLPPAPADKDLVVEDLLTQQQAFGYTVEDLRLLMAPMARNGEEAVGSMGTDTPLAVLSNKSPLLYNYFKQLFAQVTNPPIDSIREEMVMSVESYIGSEQNLLDETPRHARLLKLQCPVLTDLELGRIRHASVKDFSATTLKMHFPEGAGGGGMETALEALCRQASQAVSRGHNIIILSDRGVDAERVPIPALLATSAVHHHLIREGTRTKVGIVVETGEAREVMHFALLIGFGAGAVNPYLAFRTLADMVAQKLFRPEVTEELAFKNYIKSINKALLKIIAKMGISTIQSYRGAQIFEAIGLNSRLVERHFTGTASRIEGIGLEVLGREGIARHRQGFPKAQSRKHLLDVGGQYQWRRDGEFHLFNPESVAKLQVATRHGDYRLFKQYSTLINDQSRNMCTLRGLFKLKKGDPVPLDEVEPASEIVKRFATGAMSFGSISKEAHENLAIAMNRIGAKSNTGEGGEDPARYIRDPNGDWRRSAIKQVASGRFGVTVEYLVNSEELQIKMAQGAKPGEGGQLPGHKVDKVIARVRHSTPGVSLISPPPHHDIYSIEDLAQLIHDLKNSNPRARISVKLVAEVGVGTVAAGVSKAHSDVVLISGHDGGTGASPQTSIKHAGVPWELGLAETQQTLVLNDLRGRIVVQTDGQLKTGRDVAVATLLGAEEFGCATAPLVASGCIMMRKCHLNTCPVGVATQDPVLRRKFSGKPEYVINFFTFVAEELREIMAEMGFRRVEDMVGRSDRLDVTDAVEHWKAMGLDFTRIFYRPQVPERVATHKVQEQDHGLEKALDHQLIADCRESLEKGTRISLSYSIRNSQRTVGTMLSSALAEVHGNSGLPEDSIQVDFRGSAGQSFGAFLAAGVTFRLEGDANDYIGKGLSGGKLVVFPPREATFKAEDNILIGNVVLYGATGGQAYFRGVAGERFAVRNSGARAVVEGVGDHGCEYMTGGVAVVLGETGRNFAAGMSGGIAFVLDESGHFSRNCNHSMVDLEPVVEPADLETLKGMISRHRRFTGSAVADRVLRDWEALLPKFVKVMPVDYRRVLRELEKARAAQADREQTPALSS is encoded by the coding sequence ATGCGTCAGGACGGACTGCCGAAAAAACAGGGGTTGTACGACCCTCGCTTTGAGCGGGACAGTTGCGGGGTGGGTTTCGTGGTCAACGTGGATGGGGACCGCAGCCACCTCATTGTCCGCCAGGGATTGGAAGTGCTTTCCAACCTGGCTCATCGTGGGGCCTGCGGTTGCGATCCGGAGACGGGAGATGGGGCCGGAGCCCTCATCCAGATTCCCCATGAATTCCTGCAACGAGACTGCCGGGCTCTTGGGCTGCAGCTCCCTCGGGCGGGGGAATACGGGGTGGGGATGGTCTTCCTGCCGCGAGAGGTGGAGGCCCGTGCCCGGCTGGAGGGGGTCCTGGAGGAAGTGATCGCGGCCGAGGGGCAAGACCTGCTGGGATGGAGGGATGTGCCCGTCGACAGCCAGGCCATCGGCAGCCTGGCTCGAGAATCGGAGCCGGTCATTCGCCAGGTCTTCATCGGCAAAAGCGCCGGCTTGAAGCGGGAAGCCGACTTTGAGCGCAAGCTGTACGTCGTGTGCAAACGGGTGGAGCGGGAGGTGGAGAGACGGGGTCTGGACCACGGCGAGAGTTTCTACATCGCCAGCCTGTCGGCCGCCACCGTGGTCTACAAGGGCCTCCTGACCGCACCCCAGATCCCGGCTTACTATCGGGATCTGGCCGATCCTGCAGTGAAGAGCGCCCTGTGTCTGGTCCACTCGCGCTTCAGCACCAACACCTTCCCTTCCTGGAAACTGGCCCATCCCTACCGCTACCTGGCCCACAACGGAGAGATCAACACGCTTTGCGGCAACCGCAACTGGATGCGGGCCCGTTCCAAGACGCTCTCCTCGGATCTCTTCGGGGAGGACCTTCCCAAGATATTCCCGTTGGTGTCCGATACGGCCAGCGACAGCGCCACCATCGACAACGCCCTGCAGTTCCTGGTCCAAGGCGGCCGTTCGCTGGCCCACTCGGTGGTGATGCTGATCCCCGAGGCCTGGAACAAGGACATTCGCATGGACCCCGACAAGCGGGGTTTCTACGAGTACCATTCCTGTCTGATGGAGCCCTGGGACGGTCCGGCTTCTATTGCCTTTACCGACGGAACCCGCATCGGCGCGGTGCTCGACCGGAACGGTCTGCGTCCTTCCCGTTATGTGGTCACCAAGGAAAACCTGGTGGTGATGGCTTCCGAAGTGGGTGTGCTGGATCTGCCCGAGGAGCGAATCCTCTACAAGGGCCGGCTCCAACCCGGCAGGATGTTTCTGGTCGACACACAGCAGGGCCGCATCATCGACGACTCCGAGCTCAAGCAGGCCCTCACCACCCGAAAGCCCTATCGGCAGTGGGTCGAAGCCAACCGGATCGAGCTTTCCCAGCTGCCGCCCGCACCGGCCGACAAGGATCTGGTGGTCGAAGATCTGCTGACCCAGCAGCAGGCCTTCGGGTATACGGTGGAAGACCTCCGATTGTTGATGGCCCCCATGGCCAGGAACGGCGAAGAAGCGGTCGGGTCCATGGGAACGGATACGCCGCTGGCGGTTCTCTCCAACAAGTCGCCGCTGCTCTACAACTACTTCAAACAACTCTTCGCCCAGGTGACCAACCCGCCCATCGATTCCATCCGGGAAGAGATGGTGATGTCGGTAGAGAGTTATATCGGCAGCGAGCAGAATCTCCTGGACGAAACCCCCCGGCACGCCCGCCTGCTCAAGTTGCAGTGCCCCGTGCTGACCGATCTCGAGCTGGGTCGAATCCGGCACGCCTCGGTCAAGGACTTCAGCGCCACGACCTTGAAGATGCATTTCCCTGAAGGAGCCGGAGGCGGCGGAATGGAGACCGCCCTGGAGGCGCTCTGCCGCCAAGCTTCCCAGGCGGTGAGCCGGGGGCACAACATCATCATTCTCTCCGATCGCGGTGTCGATGCCGAAAGGGTGCCTATCCCGGCCCTGCTGGCGACGTCGGCCGTCCACCACCACCTCATTCGGGAGGGCACCCGGACCAAGGTCGGCATCGTGGTGGAAACCGGCGAGGCTCGGGAGGTCATGCACTTTGCGCTCCTGATCGGTTTCGGGGCCGGGGCGGTGAACCCCTACCTGGCCTTCCGGACCTTGGCCGACATGGTGGCGCAAAAGCTCTTTCGTCCCGAAGTCACCGAAGAGCTTGCCTTCAAGAACTACATCAAGTCCATCAACAAGGCATTGCTCAAGATCATTGCCAAGATGGGGATTTCCACCATCCAGAGTTACCGGGGAGCTCAGATCTTCGAAGCCATCGGGCTGAATTCACGCTTGGTCGAACGCCACTTCACCGGCACCGCCTCTCGTATCGAGGGCATCGGCCTGGAGGTTCTGGGGCGAGAGGGTATCGCCCGGCACCGACAGGGTTTCCCCAAGGCACAGTCCCGGAAACACCTGCTGGACGTGGGCGGACAATATCAGTGGCGGCGCGACGGCGAGTTTCACCTGTTCAACCCGGAGTCGGTGGCCAAGCTGCAGGTGGCCACCCGTCACGGCGACTACCGCCTGTTCAAGCAGTACTCCACCTTGATCAACGACCAGAGCAGAAACATGTGCACGCTCAGGGGCCTGTTCAAGCTCAAGAAGGGCGACCCCGTTCCGCTGGATGAGGTCGAGCCTGCCTCCGAGATCGTGAAGCGGTTCGCTACCGGGGCCATGTCCTTTGGGTCCATCAGCAAGGAGGCCCACGAGAACCTGGCCATCGCCATGAACCGTATCGGGGCCAAGAGCAATACGGGCGAGGGAGGGGAGGACCCGGCCCGCTACATCCGAGATCCCAACGGGGACTGGCGCCGCAGCGCCATCAAGCAGGTGGCTTCGGGGCGCTTCGGAGTGACGGTCGAGTACCTGGTCAACTCGGAGGAGCTTCAGATCAAGATGGCCCAGGGGGCCAAGCCGGGAGAAGGGGGCCAGTTGCCTGGACACAAAGTGGACAAGGTGATCGCCCGGGTGCGCCACTCCACCCCGGGAGTTTCGCTGATATCGCCTCCGCCCCACCACGACATCTACTCCATCGAGGATCTGGCCCAGTTGATTCACGACCTCAAGAACTCCAATCCGCGGGCCAGGATTTCAGTGAAGTTGGTGGCCGAAGTGGGGGTGGGTACGGTGGCGGCGGGGGTTTCCAAGGCTCACTCCGACGTGGTGCTCATCAGCGGGCACGACGGAGGAACGGGCGCTTCTCCGCAGACCTCCATCAAGCATGCTGGCGTTCCCTGGGAGCTGGGCCTGGCGGAAACCCAGCAGACCCTGGTACTCAATGACCTGCGGGGCCGCATCGTGGTTCAGACCGATGGCCAGCTCAAGACGGGCCGGGACGTGGCGGTGGCCACCCTGCTGGGCGCCGAGGAGTTCGGCTGCGCCACGGCTCCGCTGGTGGCTTCCGGGTGCATCATGATGCGCAAGTGCCATCTCAACACCTGCCCGGTAGGCGTTGCCACCCAGGATCCGGTGTTGAGGCGCAAGTTTTCCGGCAAGCCCGAATACGTCATCAACTTCTTCACCTTCGTGGCCGAGGAACTGCGTGAAATCATGGCGGAGATGGGCTTTCGCAGGGTGGAGGACATGGTAGGCCGGTCGGATCGCCTGGACGTGACCGACGCGGTCGAGCACTGGAAGGCGATGGGGCTGGACTTCACCCGCATCTTCTACAGGCCCCAGGTTCCGGAGCGGGTCGCCACCCACAAGGTTCAGGAACAGGACCACGGTCTGGAGAAGGCGCTGGACCATCAGTTGATTGCCGATTGCCGGGAATCGCTGGAGAAAGGAACCCGGATTTCCCTCAGCTATTCCATCAGAAACTCCCAGCGCACGGTGGGCACCATGCTGAGCTCCGCTCTGGCAGAAGTCCACGGCAATTCCGGGCTTCCCGAAGATTCCATTCAGGTGGATTTTCGCGGTTCGGCCGGCCAAAGCTTCGGGGCTTTTCTGGCGGCCGGTGTCACCTTCAGGCTGGAAGGCGACGCCAACGACTACATCGGCAAAGGGTTGTCGGGCGGCAAGTTGGTTGTGTTTCCGCCCAGGGAGGCGACCTTCAAGGCCGAGGACAACATCCTCATCGGAAACGTGGTGCTCTACGGCGCCACCGGGGGCCAGGCCTACTTCCGGGGGGTGGCCGGGGAGCGATTTGCGGTGCGCAACAGTGGCGCTCGGGCGGTCGTGGAAGGAGTGGGGGACCACGGATGCGAGTACATGACCGGCGGGGTGGCCGTGGTGCTGGGCGAGACCGGACGCAACTTTGCCGCCGGCATGAGCGGAGGCATCGCCTTCGTGCTGGACGAGTCGGGACACTTCAGCCGGAACTGCAACCACAGCATGGTGGATCTTGAGCCGGTGGTGGAGCCTGCCGACCTGGAGACCCTCAAGGGGATGATCTCGCGGCACCGGCGTTTCACCGGGAGTGCGGTTGCGGACAGGGTGCTGCGGGATTGGGAGGCGTTGCTACCCAAGTTCGTGAAAGTGATGCCCGTGGACTACCGGAGAGTCCTCCGGGAGTTGGAAAAGGCCCGGGCTGCCCAAGCTGACCGCGAGCAGACCCCGGCCCTGTCGAGTTAG
- a CDS encoding helix-turn-helix transcriptional regulator, producing MSETETVTLSRADYDALIARQEELEDLVAAREADDGSRIPHEVFLRIMDGENPVAAWRAFRGMTLRALAEKTGFANGYLSEIERGLKTGSVKALNRIAAALDTRIDTLLD from the coding sequence ATGTCTGAGACCGAAACCGTTACGCTGAGTCGGGCGGACTACGACGCCCTGATTGCTCGTCAGGAAGAGCTGGAAGATTTGGTGGCGGCCAGGGAAGCCGATGATGGGAGCCGCATCCCGCACGAGGTCTTTCTGAGAATCATGGACGGGGAGAACCCAGTCGCTGCCTGGCGGGCGTTTCGCGGCATGACGCTGAGAGCTCTGGCCGAAAAGACGGGGTTTGCCAACGGCTATCTCTCCGAAATCGAACGAGGTCTCAAGACCGGCTCCGTGAAGGCCTTGAACCGCATTGCGGCAGCGCTGGACACAAGGATTGACACCCTCCTGGATTGA